The Dyella caseinilytica genome has a window encoding:
- a CDS encoding sugar O-acetyltransferase, with translation MTSDECTKVVHGRTPESAKMVDDVKRAGRITAALNRLTFNDADEVRTMFSELIGQPVDKSFMLIPPFYTAGGREIRVGRNVFINQNCTFYDLGGLHIGDDMMIGPNVSIITSGHPLDPSQRRSVTMGKRIVIERNVWIAAGATIVGGVTVGENSVVAAGSVVTKDVPPNSLVGGNPARFIRSVNG, from the coding sequence ATGACCAGTGACGAATGCACCAAGGTAGTGCACGGAAGAACGCCGGAATCGGCGAAGATGGTGGACGATGTCAAGCGAGCGGGAAGGATCACTGCCGCGCTTAATCGTTTGACGTTCAATGATGCCGATGAAGTGCGGACGATGTTCAGTGAACTCATCGGTCAGCCAGTCGACAAGAGCTTTATGTTGATTCCGCCGTTCTACACTGCCGGCGGAAGGGAGATTCGCGTAGGGCGGAATGTCTTCATAAATCAGAACTGCACCTTCTATGACCTTGGGGGTCTCCACATCGGGGACGATATGATGATCGGGCCGAATGTGAGCATCATCACGTCGGGTCATCCCCTGGATCCTTCGCAACGCCGATCCGTCACCATGGGAAAACGCATTGTGATAGAGCGAAACGTCTGGATCGCAGCCGGCGCAACGATTGTCGGCGGAGTGACAGTGGGCGAGAACTCGGTTGTCGCTGCGGGCTCCGTAGTCACCAAGGACGTTCCACCGAATAGCCTCGTCGGAGGAAATCCGGCGCGGTTCATCCGGTCGGTCAATGGCTGA
- a CDS encoding DJ-1/PfpI family protein: MQIAIVLYPGLTSLDAIGPYEVLRNIPDCELRFVSHKPGPIVTDSGVLVLGATHSFDETPSPDIILVPGSEANTATAMADGRLLQWLMKVHQTSRYTLSVCSGALILAAAGILKGHPATTHWIAQDMLSQFGAKPQREKRIVQSGKIVTAAGVSAGIDLGLFVVSELCGRQRAEMIQLLIEYDPQPPFQSGHPSKASKEVFDATRAEMLARAKNPRDMLSVPIVLWRNALDKIRRRLGFLRNSA, encoded by the coding sequence GTGCAGATTGCGATAGTGCTGTATCCGGGGCTGACGTCACTCGATGCGATCGGGCCGTATGAGGTGCTGCGAAACATACCGGATTGTGAGCTGAGATTCGTCAGTCATAAGCCAGGCCCCATTGTGACGGACAGTGGCGTTCTGGTACTGGGCGCGACGCACTCCTTCGACGAAACGCCGTCGCCTGACATCATCCTTGTGCCGGGGTCGGAAGCGAATACAGCGACCGCCATGGCGGACGGGCGGTTGCTTCAGTGGTTGATGAAAGTCCACCAAACCAGTCGTTACACTTTGTCGGTGTGCTCCGGCGCATTGATCTTGGCCGCCGCCGGCATCCTCAAAGGACATCCCGCTACCACCCATTGGATTGCGCAAGACATGCTGTCGCAATTTGGTGCGAAGCCGCAGCGCGAAAAGCGCATCGTCCAATCCGGGAAAATCGTCACCGCAGCGGGGGTGTCGGCAGGAATCGATCTAGGCTTATTCGTCGTCAGTGAATTATGCGGACGCCAACGCGCGGAGATGATTCAGCTGCTGATTGAGTATGATCCGCAGCCCCCATTCCAGTCCGGTCATCCCTCCAAAGCCTCTAAGGAAGTCTTTGACGCGACGCGAGCCGAGATGCTGGCGCGTGCTAAAAATCCGCGCGACATGTTGTCTGTTCCTATCGTTCTGTGGCGTAACGCATTAGACAAAATCCGCAGAAGGCTCGGATTTCTTCGCAACAGTGCATGA
- a CDS encoding glutathione S-transferase family protein codes for MITVFGEGRGFRVVWLLEEMGLAYRLRQVDLLAGVEKDPEFLAINPAGFIPAIRDGDVTMVESIAIMEYLMARYGPTPLAPVPRDPSFPAYQQFLHLGEAGLAASIYFVVGARNFAPESQRSNWSADQALSVFESRLTLVTRQLSRTPYLAGETFTAADISVNYALELAQTAAGVTLGKVEQSYMARNRAREGYQRAMETCPSRKAWLAKALIQ; via the coding sequence ATGATCACCGTCTTTGGTGAAGGACGGGGCTTCCGGGTCGTCTGGTTGCTGGAGGAGATGGGACTCGCGTACCGGCTGAGGCAGGTGGACCTTCTGGCCGGCGTCGAGAAAGACCCCGAATTCCTGGCCATCAACCCTGCGGGCTTCATTCCGGCGATTCGGGATGGCGACGTCACGATGGTCGAGTCCATTGCGATCATGGAGTATCTGATGGCTCGCTACGGGCCGACGCCGCTCGCGCCCGTCCCGCGCGATCCTTCCTTCCCCGCTTACCAACAGTTCCTTCACCTCGGTGAGGCTGGCCTCGCGGCCTCCATCTACTTCGTCGTTGGCGCCCGCAATTTTGCGCCGGAATCCCAGCGGAGCAACTGGAGCGCTGACCAGGCGCTGAGCGTTTTCGAGAGCCGACTGACATTGGTAACGCGGCAGCTTTCACGCACGCCCTATCTTGCCGGCGAGACGTTCACGGCGGCAGACATTTCGGTGAACTATGCCCTGGAGTTGGCCCAAACAGCCGCAGGCGTCACCCTCGGCAAGGTGGAGCAGTCTTATATGGCCCGCAATCGCGCGCGCGAAGGTTACCAGCGCGCCATGGAAACATGTCCGTCCAGGAAGGCATGGCTCGCCAAGGCACTCATTCAATGA